Genomic segment of Scardovia inopinata JCM 12537:
GCAATTAAGAAAGCACTCAACGATCCAGGTTTATTGCTTATAAACGATGCCCAATTTACTGTAGTAGAGAGGTATATTGCAACAATCAGAGTGAGAGCTCCAAAAATATATGTAGCCCATTTCTGTACTGTTAGTATAAATGCATGTCCTGCAACTGAGACAATAACCGTCAGCGCAACAAAAATTACAATGCAGAAGAAAGTTAGTACTGGTATCTTCTTTGCTTCTGCAGGAGTTCCAAAAATTATTGCGCTTAGTGACAAAAGTGCGAATGCACCAGTCATTGTATTGACAGTTTCCCATCCAAGGCGTGAAAGCAAAGCAACCAAGGTTGGGCCAATATTGCCTCGTACACCAAAGATTGCGCGAGATAAGGTGAGAGATGGTGCCCCGCCATGTTTACCCGCGACAGAGATGAGTCCAACAAGCGCGAAAGAGCCGAATGATCCTAGAATTGCCGCAAGTAAAGCTTGCCAAACATTAAGACCAAGGGCGACTAATGTTGCGCCAAGGGGTATCCCAAGAATAGAAATATTTGCAGCAAACCATACCCAGAATAACTGTGCAGGATTGCCATTGCGTTGATCCCTCGGAACTGGCTCAATGCCTCGTTGCTCAACACGGGAAAGAATCCCACCACTCTTCGTTGGCATAATATCTCCTTTGATTATTGTCAGATCATGTTTAAGTTATTAAGAGTGTGAAAAAGTGAAAATATTTTTTAAAGAAGTATTATTTTCTTAGCTTTAATAAAGCAATAGCTAATGGTTCAAAGTTGAGTTGTGACACCTCCTTAACAGTTTGGACACTATCTTTTGGAAAGGCCTGGTCGCCCAAACAAGAGCCAAGCATTGCTCCGGACATTGCAGCAATGGTATCTGTATCTCCGCCCAATCCAGCAGCAGTATACAGGGCAGTTGCAGGTTCGTCAGCATATCTCCAGGTGAGCGCGAATGCCGCAGGTATGGATTCATTAGCTTCAACGGAAGTTCCACATTCATTATGCAAGAAGTCAAAAAAAGCAGAATCTGAATCCTTGGCAGCGTGCGTGAGAGCAACTTTTGTACGAGCAAGGACATTCGCTTTTGGAGTCCATGCTCCTCTTTCAGGGAAAGAGTCAACTGTTTCTAGGCTTTCCGAAAGATTGTTATGAACAGCACCACCTTCAATTCCATAGCTCACTGCAGTTGCGATTAAAGCTGCACTACAGAATCCATTAGTTGTATCGTGAGTGACTCTGCAAGATTCGTATACTCTATCTGCAAACTGTTCTAGATTTTTTAGAGAATTTGCAATGCCTACAGGCGTAACGCGCATAGCTGCACCGTTGGTGGTACCCGTCTTGCCTGTTTTTGTAATATCTCCCCCATTGCGCACTTGTTCAAGAGCTAACTTTGTGGAAGGTCCGAGTAAATCAAGTGATCCTTTTGCTCTCATATCATCTTCCCATTTAAGGAGAGTCGTAGCAAGAGATAGGGGATCAATGTGACCCTTACCGGTAATTATTAGTTGGCTAATAAGAATAGCCTGCTCTGTATCGTCTGTTATGGATCCTGCTGGAGTAGAAGGGGCAATAGGTTGGTAGGGGACAGCTTTATTAAGCCCGTGTATAGCTCCATATGCTTTTATTATGTCACTATTGCTCATACTTTGAGTCGGCATTCCCAGTGCATCGCCTAAAGCAAGGCCTGTCAGTGCGCCGATTGCTCGATCCTTAATTGATGGTGTCATTATCTCTCCTAAATTCGGTGTGTAGGGAAAAATGCTGAGGGTTGAGGTAAGAAACAACGTATTCGACAAGATCCTCATTTTCATTAAAACTTGCTTTACTAACAATAAGAAAATTATCTTTATCGCTTGCTTCCAACTGTTGTCTGTATTCTTCTGGAGCAAGCCCAACATGTGCATCCTGTACTCCACTCACTGGGACCATTCCTGCAGCTTGCATAGTAAGTGAAATAGAATCTCCTAATAATCCATGTTCCATGATCAGATCAAGAATTCTGTTTACTGGTAAAACAGAGATCTCAATAGAAACGGGGATGATCTTTTGTGCTGAATATGGAGTCTTATTTCTCTTGATTATTCTTCTTCGGACAATGCGATAGACATCATTTTCGACGCCATATGCGCGTTGCAGCTCTTCCGACGCAGGTTCGCGTGTACAAGATATAACTTCTGCCACAGTAGGAGATCCAGCCTGTGCGCTTGCTTCTGCCCAACCTTGCGGATTCTCCATGCTATGACCGTGGTATGAAACAAAGCTTCCAACTCCGGGCTTGGTAACGACCAATCCTTTTTCTTTGAGGATATCCAATGCATTGCGCATAGTTCCTCGAGCAACTCCATGTTTGTGAGCTAAATCGAGTTCAGAGTCCAAACGATCGCCATCTTGGAGTATTCCTTTTAGTATTTGCTGCCCTATGTCTTCTGCAATTCGCTGGGATTGTAATTTTCGGTGCCCAGATGCATTCTGGGAAACTGGCCGGATCGAATTTTCGATAAGTGAATCAGAATCAATGATTCTACTCGGTGAATTCAAAGCTCCATTACTTTTAGGTTTCATACTTTGCAGTATAGTACCTGTTCATAAACTTGTCAATTTCCAGTATATTTAAGCAGTAGCTTAATTTCTGCAAATTTCTTTGGAGAAAGAAGCATGTCTCCGAGACCAATGGTTATCGGCCTATGTACAATGGAAGTGGTCAATAAATACATTAAAAAAGCATTGATCGTTAAAAACTGGTGGGAAACATCGATCTTCGGGTTTTATCACTGAAATTTCGACGCAATACCGAAGTTGCCGAAAATCAGTTATTAAGGCTTGACTATCGTTGTTTCTCCACCATTTATGTTCGCTTTCAAGGAGGAAAATCATGCGCACAGTTTTATGCTCACCCGGAACATATGTTCAGCAGGAGGGGGCCATCAAAACTCTGGCTGCTGAGTATGCAGCCGTCAGTCCATCTGAAGGCAGGAACGGGGCTTATATCATCGTGGATTCGGTAATTGATGGACTCTATCATGATGATATTGTGTCCAGTTTTACTTCCGGGTCAGATGACGGTCAAGCCACGCATGTCAAGTATAAGCTGGTTCTTTTTGGCGGTGAGTGCTCTGATGCTGAGATTCAGAAGCATGTAGCACAGCTGGAAGATGCGGATACGGTCATCGGAATTGGCGGCGGCAAAACGCTGGACACTGCAAAAGCTGTTGGTTACTACGGCAAGCGTCAGGCAATAATCGTTCCCACGGCTGCTTCCAGCGATGCCCCTTGCTCCCGGTTGTCTGTTGTCTATACAGATGACAGTCAGTTTGATCACTACCTTCCGCTGCCGCAGAATCCGGCGATGGTGCTGATGGATACAGATTTAATTTCCAAGGCACCAGCCCGCTTTCTCATTTCTGGCATTGGTGATGCTTTTGCGACCTACTATGAGGCTGCGGCTTGTGTTCAATCCAGCGCTATTACGATGACCGGCGGTCACGCGACCAATGCTGCTTTTGCGCTGGCTACCCTCTGCCACGATAATCTTCTGGCAGATGGAGTCAAGGCTGTGTCTGCAGTAAAAGCAGGCCTGAGGACTAAGGCAGTCGAAAACATTATCGAGACCAATACTTTGCTCTCGGGTTTGGGCTTTGAGTCCTGCGGCCTTGCGGCAGCACACTCGATTCACGATGGTCTTACTGCTCTTCCGGAAACACACTCTTACCTGCATGGAGAAAAAGTCGCCTTTGGGACCTTGGCACAAATGATCATGGAAGATCGATCCCTGGATGAATTAACAGAAGTCTACCGCTTCTTCCGTGCAGTTGGTCTGCCAACTAACTTCAAAGGCATTGGTATTACAGATGTTTCCGATCAGCAGCTCCTGCAGGTCGGAGAGCTTGCTTGCGGTCCTAACGATACCATGGCTAATATGCCCTTCGCAGTTGAACCGATTGATGTTGCTCATGCTCTCCGTGCGGCTGACGCTCTTGATTCTGTGATTAAGGATTAAAAATAGATTGATGAAAGAGTAAAGAGGCAACGGTATACGGAGGCTGAAACTGTCTCAAACTATTTCAGGTTCTAACAAACAGATACCTTAGATGCCTCTCATTGGTTCTTGAGATAGATGTCTCTGGCGGCGCAAGGTAATAATTATGCATCGCCAGAGACATCTTGGTCCTCAACGGCGGTAGTCTCATACTTCCAGGGTCGGTGATCCAACTTTAGATTTAGCCAGTGCTTCAGCACTTTTCAAGGTTAATTATTCAGGGTTATTAATTATTGTTGTAGCTCCCGCTGTTCTCTGCTTCTGGCTTGAGTTTGACTGAATTAATGTCTCCGTTTGATTGTTAAATATGCGGGATCATTGAAGATAAAACTCAAATAACGTTTACACATCTCGTCATATCGAGATCGATAAGAAGGGTTTATGTCAAGATTTTCCAGGAGAGCCAAAAAATCACAGAGCTGTAGCTGGTCTTCTTGATTGCTGACAAAATAAGTTTGGTTTTTCTGCCGAGTGGCTCTTCCATTTTCCTCTTTCTCTGATAGAAAAGCCATCAGTTCTTGAGAAGAGAAAGCTATCAGAGGGATGGCTCTGATACCGTGTTTCTTCGCTGTTTCTTTGGGCCGATAAAGAAGCTCAACGGGCTTACTAATCAAGCTGGGAGTAGTATTAGGCACTACAAGAGCACAATTCTTGATTTGTGTATACAAAGCATCAGCCTTATCCTGCAAGCCCGCCTGCTCTAGCCAACGTAGGAAGAAAAGGGCATGGGATTCTTCCAGCTGCTTCTGTTCTCTTTCTAACAGAGCCCATGAATCGTGGACTCTTCTTGCTGCTTGAAGTGTCTTATAGATAAGAATATAAATGATCAGATGAATAATAGTTCCAACTATGGTAAGGATTATATATTTTCTTTGCGCAGGTTCTGCTGTAACTTTTGCGTATGATGATTCACTGATTATAAGTACCCATTGAGAAAGAAGATCTACAGGTATCACAACGGCGAGTAGCATAACTACTTGTATGATGGTTTCTGCCCGATTAGGTTTTGAGAGAGCTCTATTTTGCCAATTATTTAATATAGTTAAGTCCATAAAGTTGCCTAGAATGAACAGAATGAAGATTCCCACTACTATAATGTATGGCAGGTTGCTCAGTAGAGAAATCTGATATTGAAAAGAAAAAATTATTTCTGGCAGAAGTGTGAAAAATAAATAAAGAAAAAGCAATGCAATAACTTTTAGTATTGCCCAAGTATTGGGTGAAAGATATTTTCGTCTATTAACTTCACTATCTCCTTCTAATACCGATTTCTTATAGAAGGCTGCATAATCTTCTCTTCTCTGTTCGCAGTTGTCTAAGGGAGTGCGTGAAAAATTAATCTGTAATGAAAAATAAAATATCGCTGAAAATGCACAACAAAGCCCACCACAGTAAACAATGCTTGTGGGATAGTCGAAACAGGAGAGAAGGTCAAACAGTACAAAACCCATAAAGAAAGCGGCAAAAGAATCTCCCCAAAACAGGAATGACAGGTAATCGTGTGAATAAGGGTTCTCTTTGCCATTAAAGACAATTGCGATAAGGATACCTACAAGTATGGCTAAAATGGCAACGAAAAGGCTGGGAAGTTGATTAATGTTCGCAGTTTTCTGTGAGTGCGGAATGAATGAAATAGAATTAGAATAGCTAGGAAAATTATCAATTATGATTCTTGCAATGTAGCCAAGACTGGCGGACAGTGCTGTAAGGAATAATGAGGTTACGAGTCCCCGTGATTTTGCTGCAGATACCGTTTGAGGGAGCTTTGCATATTGTGGCTTATTTTTATTGTCAGTATTCAATTTGTACACCTCCTTCATTTCTCATCTTTATCACTTAATATTATAATTATATTTGCCTTAATGGTAAATTTATTCGATATAAGGCAGTCTTTTGCTGCAGATGATAGTGAGGTTATGCGAGGTAACACTATGAGCAACTCGACCGCAAAAGCGCCTTGTTTAGGCGAAGATACTTCAGCTGGGCGCTGGCAGACAGTACAGCTGGCTGATCTGAATGATGGCGACCTGCTTTTTGTTGCTGACCCGAGCGGGATGGGACAGGCTGTTCAGAAGTCAACCGGGCAGTTCAGCCATGTGGTTATATATTTCAAGGGATATGTCTATCATGCAGCCAGTCGGCGGGGTGTTGTTAAGGACCGTATCAAAGATTTTCTTGCAGAATTTGCCGGAATAACTGAGGCTGCTGAAATCTTTGGAGCTGACGGAAAAACCGGGACCGCCGGAATAACTGGAGTTACCGGAGCCACCAGATTTTTTGAATGCTCGGGAATACCCGATCAAGTGGATTCGAATCAGGTTGGAGGAGTAGATCATTTTCAAGCTGAGCACCGACTATGCGCGGTATACCGATACCCCCAGATTGACGCTGTTTCTGTTCGGCGGCAGGCGGAGAATCTCCTGGGCCAGCCCTACAACCGCACTTTCTTACCTGATGGACAGGGATTATATTGTTCCCAGTTTATAGCCACTATTCTGCCGATTTTTGACATGATCCCCATGCGTTTTGATGACGGGAGCGGCAAAGACAGTGCTTCGGTTTCTGCCTACTGGCAGGATTACTTTGCCGATTTGGGTATATCTGTTCCGGTTGGACAGCCAGGGACGAATCCGAATCAAATTGCGGCGTCGCCTCAATTGGTCTTTGTTGGGTGGCTTCTCTAGAGGGGAGCTATTAAAACTCGCTGACGGTGGTTGTATCTGGACTGGGACGCTGGTTTGCCTGTTGCTGGTTGCCATCCTCAGTATTATCATCTTGTCCACTGGCCCACTGCTGCTCAACGGCGGAAATGAGTTTCTTGGCCTTGGCCTGAGCTTGATCGCCCAGATCGCTCAATTGTTCCTGCAGGCGCCCAATACTTGTCTGGTAAAACTCCTGAACGTCAGAATCGTTAAGGATGAACTGAACTTGGAAATTTTCACTGGCAATTTCCAATAAATGCATCAGCTCCTGAGATGACCAGCTTGAATATTTATTCATATTTCTGATCAGGAAATGTGTCGTTCTGAAATTCCTGCTGTCTTCCAGAGCGTTAATCAGATCCTGTCTTTCCTCAACCTCATCCTCAGTCCTGGCGTAGTAATCGTCGGCATCCTGCTGATCTTCTACAGTCTGAGATTCAAGGACTTCGTTCGCCTTGGTCCGGTCAATAATTGCCTTGACCAGGTGATCCAGTTCGCTGCCATCTTCATAATCTGCCTCAGCAAAGTAGCGGATTCGTTCGTCCCTCATCATCTTGTAAACTTTTTGCTTTGCTTCGGATTCATTCTCACCGTCTTGTACCTGATAAACCCCAATGGAATGGCCGCCGGAAGAATTGATCACCCGCATACAGGGGACGTCAGTATCGCTGTCACCAATGTAAATCATGTTGCGGAAGGGAACTCGGATATCCTTCTGAGCGGTGTGATCATTCACCGCAGGATCATTGACGTCTATTACGCCTTTCTCAATCCTGAACAGGAACTGAGTTTTGTTGGTAAAGTTGATGACCTGAGCTGGCCAAACTGCAACTCCATCGGCATCGTAATAAAAAGCGCTGGCGAATACGGCTGTAAACTCGTTAAAAATAGGGGTTCCTTCTATCATCTCCCTCAGACCAGATGAGATGATGTAATGTTCCACAATTATTCCGCGCTCTTTCCCATACTGACGGATGCGGCTAAACCAATCCCTGACGCCGGGAAAGAGATCTACTTTACTGCCATAATCTTGTAGCTCCTGCCGAGTAAAAAGCATTTTCCCGTGGGCCATCTGTCTCATCTGATACATCCAGGCCAGATTTTGATCCATCTGGTGGTCTTTTGCCAGTTGATTGGACTTGTTCCAGAATTCCTTGATACTGGTTGCCGGGGATGAAGGCGCAGTGTTGTCGTCGGAGTTTTCTTTGGCTTCCTCTTTGAAATCCGGGTTTTCAACTGCATTATTTTTTGCTTTTGCATTTGCATCCATGACCTTCTGTATGAAGCCTTGAGCCTGCATATCCGTGGGAGACAGTGTTTTGTCGAAGTCGTAGCAGATTGCCAGCACCGGCTTATCCTCTTTAGGCAGCCGGTTGAACTCATTTTCTTCCATAAGATTCGTCCTCTTCCGTGATGTAATACCAGGTACCTGGATTTGTAAGAATCTGTCGAGGCAATACTATTCATAATAGACTGATGGTAATAAATAAAATTCCTGAGTGAACACGACTGCGTCTTTGTATGCTTACAGCGGAGTAAAATAGAAACCATTACAGGGCACATGTCCTGCAAGAACTTCTCCTTCCTACTTACCTACCTACTGCAAAGGAGCAGATATTATGACATCTGGAACGCTAAATTTTTCAGACGAGGGGTCAACCTCCAAAACCAAGCTTATCCTTGACCTCGATACCGGCATCGATGATACCCTTGCCATTATCTACGCTCTTGCTACCCCCGATGCTGATCTGCTTGGCATTACCGGGACTATTGGCAATGTATCCATGGACCTGGGAATCAAGAATGATCTGGATATTTTAGCCATGTTCGGCCGGGAAACAGTTCCTGTGTACAGGGGGATTGACCATGTGTCGACTAGTGAGGAGGTTTATCAGCCCACCTGGTTTGAGCATGCCCTCTGGCATGGCCACAATGGGGTAGGGGAGATGAAAATCCCAGCAACTGCTTCTCGTCAATGTGAGCAGGAAAGTGCTGTAGATTTCATCATCGATTCAGTTCGCAGATATCCGGCAGGTGAGGTGGTCGTTGTTCCCACCGGCGCCTCAACCAATATCGCCGCAGCGCTAAAGAAGGCTCCGGATATTGTGGATAAAATTAAGATTGTGACCATGGGCGGGTCTCTGACTCAGCCCGGCAATGCTTCACCATTCGCGGAAGCCAACGCTTTCACTGATCCTGAGGCTACCAACTACATGTATTCCACTAATGCTGACATCACTATGGTTGGGCTTGATGTAACTATGCAGGCTTTGCTGACCGAAGAGGAGGTCAACGAGCTGAAGGGCATTGACACTGAGACCGCTCACTTCCTTGCCGGAATGCTGGATTATTATCTGCGTGTCAGCAAAGAGAATGACCCGGCTTATCAGGGCGGTTGCAACCTACATGATCCTCTATCTGTTGCCGTAGCTATTGATCCTACCTTGGTGGAGACTTTCCCCATCAATCTTATGTGTGAAACGGAAGGACCTGGACGTGGCCGGACAATTGGTGACCCTTCTCGTCTTCTGGCTGAGCCCAAGAATACCAAGGTCGCCCTGACTGTGGACCGGGATAGGTTTAAGCAGCAGTTCCTCTTTTACCTGTACAACATTGCACGTGCATCCCGGTAAAGGAGTTACCTCCATTGACTGGAAGTATCTCTTCCTCGGGTATTCTTGTGTTTCTACTGATCTGGTATATTTTACTGGAATTGAGGTTTACGAGTTTTATCTGGCTCTGTAGTAAAATTTAGTTATTATTTAGTCCAAGTTAAATCTGAAAAGGAGAGGACAATGTTGAGTCTTAAGAAGAAAATATTTATCTCAGGACTTTCCATTCTCATGGCTGTCGGTTTGCCCCAAATTGCTCATGCGGAGACTCCATATGCCTGGAAAGACGCCGGAGTTCTCCAGAATGATGGGGAAAAGTACGAGTATCGTGGAATGGCAGATGTGACTCGTCAGGATATGGCAGCTTTTCTTTATCGGTGGGCGGGGTCACCAGCATACTCACCTTCAACCCAAGATACAGAGAGATTCGTTGATGTTTCTTTTGCAACCCCGCATGCTAAAGAAATCTGGTGGCTGGCAAGGGAAGGAATTAGCACGGGGTGGCAGGAAGAGAATGGTACATATAGCTTCCGTGGAATGGCATCAGTGACTCGTCAGGATATGGCGGCTTTTATGCATCGGCTTGTTGGAGATGCTGGTGTTTCTTCAACTGAGAATGTATTTGCTGATGTTGATATCTATACTCCTCATCAAGAAGATATTACCTGGCTTGCTAATAAAGGCGTCAGCCAAGGATGGATTGAGCCAGACGG
This window contains:
- a CDS encoding ADP-ribosylglycohydrolase family protein, with product MTPSIKDRAIGALTGLALGDALGMPTQSMSNSDIIKAYGAIHGLNKAVPYQPIAPSTPAGSITDDTEQAILISQLIITGKGHIDPLSLATTLLKWEDDMRAKGSLDLLGPSTKLALEQVRNGGDITKTGKTGTTNGAAMRVTPVGIANSLKNLEQFADRVYESCRVTHDTTNGFCSAALIATAVSYGIEGGAVHNNLSESLETVDSFPERGAWTPKANVLARTKVALTHAAKDSDSAFFDFLHNECGTSVEANESIPAAFALTWRYADEPATALYTAAGLGGDTDTIAAMSGAMLGSCLGDQAFPKDSVQTVKEVSQLNFEPLAIALLKLRK
- a CDS encoding GntR family transcriptional regulator; amino-acid sequence: MKPKSNGALNSPSRIIDSDSLIENSIRPVSQNASGHRKLQSQRIAEDIGQQILKGILQDGDRLDSELDLAHKHGVARGTMRNALDILKEKGLVVTKPGVGSFVSYHGHSMENPQGWAEASAQAGSPTVAEVISCTREPASEELQRAYGVENDVYRIVRRRIIKRNKTPYSAQKIIPVSIEISVLPVNRILDLIMEHGLLGDSISLTMQAAGMVPVSGVQDAHVGLAPEEYRQQLEASDKDNFLIVSKASFNENEDLVEYVVSYLNPQHFSLHTEFRRDNDTIN
- a CDS encoding glycerol dehydrogenase, with the protein product MRTVLCSPGTYVQQEGAIKTLAAEYAAVSPSEGRNGAYIIVDSVIDGLYHDDIVSSFTSGSDDGQATHVKYKLVLFGGECSDAEIQKHVAQLEDADTVIGIGGGKTLDTAKAVGYYGKRQAIIVPTAASSDAPCSRLSVVYTDDSQFDHYLPLPQNPAMVLMDTDLISKAPARFLISGIGDAFATYYEAAACVQSSAITMTGGHATNAAFALATLCHDNLLADGVKAVSAVKAGLRTKAVENIIETNTLLSGLGFESCGLAAAHSIHDGLTALPETHSYLHGEKVAFGTLAQMIMEDRSLDELTEVYRFFRAVGLPTNFKGIGITDVSDQQLLQVGELACGPNDTMANMPFAVEPIDVAHALRAADALDSVIKD
- a CDS encoding C40 family peptidase — translated: MSNSTAKAPCLGEDTSAGRWQTVQLADLNDGDLLFVADPSGMGQAVQKSTGQFSHVVIYFKGYVYHAASRRGVVKDRIKDFLAEFAGITEAAEIFGADGKTGTAGITGVTGATRFFECSGIPDQVDSNQVGGVDHFQAEHRLCAVYRYPQIDAVSVRRQAENLLGQPYNRTFLPDGQGLYCSQFIATILPIFDMIPMRFDDGSGKDSASVSAYWQDYFADLGISVPVGQPGTNPNQIAASPQLVFVGWLL
- a CDS encoding HAD family hydrolase; amino-acid sequence: MEENEFNRLPKEDKPVLAICYDFDKTLSPTDMQAQGFIQKVMDANAKAKNNAVENPDFKEEAKENSDDNTAPSSPATSIKEFWNKSNQLAKDHQMDQNLAWMYQMRQMAHGKMLFTRQELQDYGSKVDLFPGVRDWFSRIRQYGKERGIIVEHYIISSGLREMIEGTPIFNEFTAVFASAFYYDADGVAVWPAQVINFTNKTQFLFRIEKGVIDVNDPAVNDHTAQKDIRVPFRNMIYIGDSDTDVPCMRVINSSGGHSIGVYQVQDGENESEAKQKVYKMMRDERIRYFAEADYEDGSELDHLVKAIIDRTKANEVLESQTVEDQQDADDYYARTEDEVEERQDLINALEDSRNFRTTHFLIRNMNKYSSWSSQELMHLLEIASENFQVQFILNDSDVQEFYQTSIGRLQEQLSDLGDQAQAKAKKLISAVEQQWASGQDDNTEDGNQQQANQRPSPDTTTVSEF
- a CDS encoding nucleoside hydrolase, producing the protein MTSGTLNFSDEGSTSKTKLILDLDTGIDDTLAIIYALATPDADLLGITGTIGNVSMDLGIKNDLDILAMFGRETVPVYRGIDHVSTSEEVYQPTWFEHALWHGHNGVGEMKIPATASRQCEQESAVDFIIDSVRRYPAGEVVVVPTGASTNIAAALKKAPDIVDKIKIVTMGGSLTQPGNASPFAEANAFTDPEATNYMYSTNADITMVGLDVTMQALLTEEEVNELKGIDTETAHFLAGMLDYYLRVSKENDPAYQGGCNLHDPLSVAVAIDPTLVETFPINLMCETEGPGRGRTIGDPSRLLAEPKNTKVALTVDRDRFKQQFLFYLYNIARASR
- a CDS encoding excalibur calcium-binding domain-containing protein; translation: MLSLKKKIFISGLSILMAVGLPQIAHAETPYAWKDAGVLQNDGEKYEYRGMADVTRQDMAAFLYRWAGSPAYSPSTQDTERFVDVSFATPHAKEIWWLAREGISTGWQEENGTYSFRGMASVTRQDMAAFMHRLVGDAGVSSTENVFADVDIYTPHQEDITWLANKGVSQGWIEPDGSRTFRGSQAVKRQDMAAFLYRLAGSPASPENDNKWVRNRYVDVNESTPHARDIYWLTLEKISTGWIYVAPNPKPAPQPAPKYKDCTEVWRIHKKPLRRGEPGYTKELDRDNDGIACEVRPKK